From the Parus major isolate Abel chromosome 1A, Parus_major1.1, whole genome shotgun sequence genome, the window GTTCTTTTGTGAAGCCAGGTACAATGCTTAACACCTTTCATAGATGAGCAGCACCTCGGTATGGCTCCTTCTGAGGCCTCATTTTCAGAACTGCTGAAACCAAAATCCATGCAAAGTCTGCTCTGAGAAATAAGGTCCCAGCTTCCTTTTAACTATTCTGTCCAGAATATGCCAACCTTGTATCTCATAGAGACATTCTATTTTCTAACGCTATGAAGCACACATATAATTGTAGTAAGAACCGTGGAAATACCTCCTAAGCCTGCCTTCAGGTATTCTGAAGAAATTCTGATACCAAAATGTGAGACTAGAGGATTCAATGCTCTAGAGAGGGACACAACCAGAGAGATTCAGGCAGCCCCAAAACCAGACATCTTGCACCACTTCCCCCTTTCCAATGTATTAAACTAAAGGACTCACCGGTATCACCTAAAGCCCATGTGAAATATGTGTCCATTTGGTGCTGGAGACAAGAGAGGACATCCTAGGACAGCCAAACCAATCACTGCTAggctttttttccagtcttttacTCAGCTTTTCAGCAGAATCCTAATTTCTTCCCCTGCTTCTTTTCTTGTCCAGACTGGTTCCCATATTTACTTACCCTAGCCTGACTCTTGTTCCCCAGCTTCTTCTCCAAACTCAGTACTTTGTCCTCATCAGCTCTGTTGGCCCATTTCTTCTACGAGCAACTCATTTCTGCTCTCTTGACTCCTTCCCAGGTCCAAATCTCTTCTTCCTGCCATACCAATTCTTAGGTTTGTCTTTATTGTACATGTGCACATTTACAGGCCCACTAGCACTGAACCTCCCATTTGGCACAGATCCCTTCCCCATTacctcctttttttattttatttttttttatctcacaGAACATCCTTCCCAGAGTTCCCTCTGACGTCCATTCCTGAATTGTCTTGGGCCACTTCAGGCTTCCTCCTGCCTTCTGTATCTGGCTCGTATTGTCTGCACCTCCACTGTCCTCCACGGCCACTTAGAGGACAGTGAAGAGAGGCATCCTGCACCGAGCCCTGGGGGCTGGCAAGCCTCAGCCTGAGGAAAACAGGAGCGAACACCGAAGAACCATCACTCCTCCTGGTGCTCGAGGCTGGAACAAGTTCAGCTCTTCTCTGAAGGCAGCGTATGAGCAGTCCGGTCAcgcacagcagctgcagcaggagcacgACGAGGCAGCAGAGCACACCCGGGCACCTCCAGCAGCCCTCGGCAAAGCGCACTCGGTGTGAACCGAATCTCCAGGAATTTTAGCAGTACTTTTCACATTTGGACCCGCCTACCTAAGAAAGCGAGGCAAGTGTGGGTATTTGGGGTCCACCCTGCCCATGCTGCCCGTGTGTCTAAGCATAGCCGTGCCGTGTGTGCCAAGGCCAGTGCTCCCACGGCCTGACTGCCCGGACACGGCTCCCTTTGTGCTCACACCCTTCGGGCCCTCAAGCTCTGACTGTCCCCGACACGAGCGCTGCGGAAACTGCCGGCTCAGGCTGCCCCTTCCTAAACTCCTCTGCGGGAAACTTGGGAAGGCCTTTGGGAAGTGTTGCCGCTCCACTGCTTGCTGGCTGCGCTTGGTTAGTGACAGTCGCGGGGCAGAAACAAAACTTTGCTTGAAACAGTTGAAAATTTAAGGAATGCCATGAATCATTTCCACGGGagtctccctccctccctcctgccgCGCCGCGGAGCGCCAGTATTTAAGTGAGCGCGGCCCCTGCCGGCACCGCGCTCAGCCGGACCGGACCgctggctctgctgagcctCCCGCCGCTCGCTGCTGCGAGCTCCGGCTCAGCGCACGGCTCGGGGACCGCAAATCCAAGTGTCACTGGCACAGGAATGATTATTACCAGATGCTAATTGCTCGTTAATGTATTCTAATCGCTGCTGCATGCCAGCGCGCTCAGAGCACCGAGTGCCAGGCAGAAGGCGCTCGGCTGGAGCGGAGCGGCTCCTCTCCTGGCAGCCTCAGCCCCGCGCCGAGAGTCGCAACCGCGTCCCCACGGCTACGCTCACACAGCGCTCTCCTCCTCGGCCGCCATCCCGCTCCCGAGGCGAGGAGACGCTGCTGGTGATTCCTGACTGCCCCGATCTCCAGGCTTTGGCTCCCGGAGGGTTCCTTCAGCCGGGAGACGAGCGCCTCCGGCTCCCCCGCGCCACGGCAGGCACCGCCGCTCCCCCGCCGCAGGGGAGCCAGAGGCGCCGCTCCCGGCTGGAGAGGCGGTGATGATGTTTTGTGCGGGGACGGGAACACCACACACACGTTCTAAACTTTAGAACCCGCTGCCTGAGCACGTCTCCCAGGAAGCGCTGCACGAGAGGCGTCGGGAGCGGGTCCGCTCGGCAGGCGCTGCCCCGGCCGGGAGAGGTGCCCGTGGGCTGAGGAGAGCCGCACACGGGGCTCGCCCGGGGAAGGGGCGCGGGCGGCCCCCTCTCCCTCCGCCGCCACCTGCCCTCGNNNNNNNNNNNNNNNNNNNNNNNNNNNNNNNNNNNNNNNNNNNNNNNNNNNNNNNNNNNNNNNNNNNNNNNNNNNNNNNNNNNNNNNNNNNNNNNNNNNNNNNNNNNNNNNNNNNNNNNNNNNNNNNNNNNNNNNNNNNNNNNNNNNNNNNNNNNNNNNNNNNNNNNNNNNNNNNNNNNNNNNNNNNNNNNNNNNNNNNNNNNNNNNNNNNNNNNNNNNNNNNNNNNNNNNNNNNNNNNNNNNNNNNNNNNNNNNNNNNNNNNNNNNNNNNNNNNNNNNNNNNNNNNNNNNNNNNNNNNNNNNNNNNNNNNNNNNNNNNNNNNNNNNNNNNNNNNNNNNNNNNNNNNNNNNNNNNNNNNNNNNNNNNNNNNNNNNNNNNNNNNNNNNNNNNNGAGGATGCCCGGAGCGGCTGCAGGGACGGCGGCTACAGGAGCAGGCTCGGCAGGAGCGGTAGCAGCGGGGatgctcccagctcaggaggCGGCCAAGATCTACCACACCAACTACGTGCGGAACTCGCGGGCCATCGGCGTGCTCTGGGCCATCTTCACCATCTGCTTTGCCATCGTCAACGTGGTGTGCTTCATCCAGCCGTACTGGATCGGGGACGGCGTGGACACCCCGCAGGCGGGCTACTTCGGGCTCTTCCACTACTGCATCGGCAACGGCTTCAGCCGGGAACTCACCTGCCGGGGCAGCTTCACGGACTTCTCCAGCCTGCCCTCGGGAGCCTTCAAAGCTGCGTCCTTCTTCATCGGGCTCTCGATGATGCTCATCATCGCCTGTATCGTCTGCTtcatcctcttcttcttctgcaACACAGCCACCGTCTA encodes:
- the LHFPL3 gene encoding LHFPL tetraspan subfamily member 3 protein isoform X1 codes for the protein MPGAAAGTAATGAGSAGAVAAGMLPAQEAAKIYHTNYVRNSRAIGVLWAIFTICFAIVNVVCFIQPYWIGDGVDTPQAGYFGLFHYCIGNGFSRELTCRGSFTDFSSLPSGAFKAASFFIGLSMMLIIACIVCFILFFFCNTATVYKICAWMQLTSAACLVLGCMIFPDGWDSDEVKRMCGEKTDKYTLGACSVRWAYILAIIGILDALILSFLAFVLGNRQDSLLAEELKLENKVLLSQSSLE
- the LHFPL3 gene encoding LHFPL tetraspan subfamily member 3 protein isoform X2 — protein: MPGAAAGTAATGAGSAGAVAAGMLPAQEAAKIYHTNYVRNSRAIGVLWAIFTICFAIVNVVCFIQPYWIGDGVDTPQAGYFGLFHYCIGNGFSRELTCRGSFTDFSSLPSGAFKAASFFIGLSMMLIIACIVCFILFFFCNTATVYKICAWMQLTSAACLVLGCMIFPDGWDSDEVKRMCGEKTDKYTLGACSVRWAYILAIIGILDALILSFLAFVLGNRQDSLLAEELKLENKDDGNA